The following proteins come from a genomic window of Carassius gibelio isolate Cgi1373 ecotype wild population from Czech Republic chromosome B8, carGib1.2-hapl.c, whole genome shotgun sequence:
- the LOC127962888 gene encoding steroidogenic acute regulatory protein, mitochondrial, giving the protein MALSEGAIKGPKQPTVPQIPLLTRRAHISRVVTHSSIEKTFKMLPATFKLCAGISYRHTRNMTGLRKNAVIAIHHELNKLSGPGPSAWINHIRRRSSLLSSRIAEETYSEAEQCYVQQGQQALQKSISILSDQDGWQTEIESANGDKVMSKVLPDIGKVFKLEVMLEQKTDELYEELVDNMEQMGEWNPNVKQVKILQKIGQDTMITHEVSAETPGNVVGPRDFVSVRCAKRRGSTCFLAGMSTQHPGMPEQKGFVRAENGPTCIVMRPSVEDPNKTKFTWLLNLDLKGWIPKTVINRVLSQTQVDFANHLRHRMASSGGVEAAIGC; this is encoded by the exons ATGGCCTTGTCTGAAGGGGCTATAAAGGGGCCGAAGCAGCCAACTGTTCCTCAGATTCCACTTCTAACTCGCCGTGCCCACATTTCACGTGTAGTCACTCATTCATCTAttgaaaaaacttttaaaatgttgcCTGCAACGTTCAAACTGTGTGCTGGCATTTCCTACAGGCACACGAGAAACATGACCG GTCTGAGGAAGAATGCAGTGATTGCAATCCATCATGAGCTGAACAAGCTTTCTGGACCTGGACCTAGTGCCTGGATCAACCACATCCGAAGAAGGAGCTCCCTTCTCA GCAGTCGGATTGCAGAGGAGACGTACAGTGAAGCTGAGCAGTGTTATGTGCAGCAGGGACAGCAAGCTCTGCAGAAGTCCATCAGCATCCTCAGTGACCAGGACGGCTGGCAAACTGAGATTGAGAGT GCCAATGGTGATAAGGTGATGAGCAAAGTACTACCAGACATTGGCAAGGTTTTTAAGTTAGAAGTGATGCTGGAACAGAAGACCGATGAACTATATGAGGAGCTGGTGGATAACATGGAACAAATGGGGGAGTGGAACCCAAATGTCAAACAAGTCAAG ATTCTTCAGAAGATCGGTCAGGATACTATGATCACACATGAGGTTTCAGCCGAAACCCCTGGAAATGTGGTGGGCCCACGAGACTTTGTAAGTGTCCGCTGTGCCAAGCGGAGGGGATCTACGTGCTTCCTGGCTGGGATGTCCACTCAGCACCCTGGAATGCCTGAACAGAAAGGGTTTGTAAG GGCTGAGAATGGACCCACCTGTATTGTGATGCGACCAAGTGTAGAAGATCCCAATAAGACAAAATTTACCTGGTTGCTCAATTTAGACCTTAAG GGTTGGATCCCAAAAACCGTTATCAACCGAGTACTTTCGCAAACCCAGGTGGATTTTGCGAACCATCTCAGGCACAGAATGGCATCCAGTGGTGGCGTGGAAGCTGCCATTGGCTGCTGA